A stretch of the Zeugodacus cucurbitae isolate PBARC_wt_2022May chromosome 6, idZeuCucr1.2, whole genome shotgun sequence genome encodes the following:
- the LOC105217506 gene encoding dynamin-like 120 kDa protein, mitochondrial isoform X4 has translation MLRVAFNKSHLGTTQRTTYLCTKVICSNHSTLCNKSIHRQTYDEYGRPQSQRAPNDLLYPQRYGRFGWYVPPSRKYGMFVVRILRGALKLRYIVLGGAIGGGVSLSKKYEEWKEGLPDLKWLEDVLPQGERWNNFSRKLIEVGSVMKDVVQIAKDDIKSKASVSALGLSNDDSRKKYENLQTQVETLQTEIMNVQIKYQKELEKMERENRELRQQYLILKANKKTTAKKIKKSLIDMYSEVLDELSGYDTTYSMADHLPRVVVVGDQSSGKTSVLESIAKARIFPRGSGEMMTRAPVKVTLAEGPYHVASFRDSDREYDLNKESDLSELRREVELRMRASVRGGKTVSNEVISMTVKGPGLQRMVLVDLPGIISTMTVDMAADTKDSIHQMTKHYMSNPNAIILCIQDGSVDAERSNVTDLVMQCDPLGRRTIFVLTKVDLAEELADPDRIRKILSGKLFPMKALGYYAVVTGRGRKDDSIDAIRQYEEDFFKNSKLFHRRGVIMPHQVTSRNLSLAVSDRFWKMVRETIEQQADAFKATRFNLETEWKNNFPRLRESGRDELFDKAKGEILDEVITLSQISAKKWEEALTEKLWDKLSNYVFENIYLPAAQSDSFNTMVDIKLRQWAEQALPAKSVESGWEALQNEFINLMEKAKKSPDHDDIFDNLKGAVVDEAIRRHSWEDKAIDMLRVIQLNTLEDRCVHDKTEWDQAVKFLETSVKAKLAHTEETLNEMLGPGQFTRITHWKSLTEDQSKRRYVKTELDKVLKNDDKHLPTLSYDELTTVRKNLQRDGIEVDTDYIRQTWFPIYRRHFLKQALNRANDCRKAYYLYSQQGAECEISCSDVVLFWRIQQVIKVTSNALRQQVINREARRLDKEIKEVLDEFSDDEEKKAQLLTGKRVTLAEELIKVRHIQEKLEEFINSLNQEK, from the exons ATGTTACGAGTAGCTTTTAATAAATCACATCT GGGTACAACCCAAAGAACAACGTATCTCTGCACGAAAGTAATTTGCTCCAATCATTCCACCTTATGCAACAAGTCTATACACCGGCAAACTTATGATGAATATGGCAGACCACAAAGTCAACGTGCTCCAAATGATTTGCTATACCCTCAACGATACGGCAGATTTGGTTGGTATGTACCACCATCTCGAAAGTACGGAATGTTTGTTGTTCGAATATTACGTGGTGCTTTAAAACTACGATACATAGTCCTTGGTGGAGCTATTGGTGGTGGCGTATCACTAAGTAAA AAATATGAAGAGTGGAAGGAAGGTCTGCCCGATTTGAAATGGTTGGAGGACGTTTTACCACAAGGCGAAAGGTGGAAtaatttttcgagaaaattgaTAGAAGTTGGCAGTGTTATGAAGGATGTTGTGCAAATAG cAAAAGACGATATTAAATCCAAAGCTTCTGTGTCGGCGTTAGGATTGTCTAATGATGATAGTCGTAAAAAATATG agaaTTTGCAAACTCAAGTGGAAACCTTACAAACGGAAATTATGAATGTACAAATTAAATACCAAAAGGAATTAGAAAAAATGGAGCGTGAAAATAGAGAATTGAGGCAACAGTATTTAATATTGAAAGCGAACAAAAAAACAACCGCTAAGAAAATCAAAAAGTCTCTCATTGATATGTATTCAGAGGTTCTCGATGAACTCTCTGGATATGACACCACCTATTCCATGGCCGATCATTTACCACgcgtcgttgttgttggtgatcAAAGCAGTGGTAAAACATCTGTATTAGAATCCATTGCAAAGGCACGCATATTTCCACGAGGTAGCGGAGAAATGATGACGCGAGCACCAGTTAAAGTAACTCTTGCAGAAGGGCCATATCATGTGGCTTCCTTTCGTGACTCGGATCGTGAATATGATTTAAATAAAGAATCTGACTTGTCAGAGCTACGCCGTGAAGTTGAGTTGAGAATGAGAGCTTCTGTTAGAGGTGGAAAAACAGTAAGCAATGAGGTAATTTCAATGACAGTGAAAGGGCCGGGCTTACAAAGGATGGTTTTAGTTGATTTACCAGGAATAATATCG ACCATGACAGTTGATATGGCGGCTGATACAAAAGATTCAATCCATCAAATGACTAAGCACTACATGAGCAATCcgaatgcaataattttatgcATTCAAGATGGTTCAGTAGATGCTGAACGGAGCAATGTGACTGATTTGGTAATGCAGTGTGACCCACTAGGACGCCGCACcatatttgttttaacaaaagTGGATTTGGCTGAAGAACTTGCTGATCCTGATAGA ATACGTAAGATTCTCTCCGGCAAATTATTCCCCATGAAAGCGTTGGGTTACTATGCCGTAGTGACTGGTCGTGGGCGGAAGGACGACAGTATCGATGCGATCAGGCAATACGAAGAAGActtctttaaaaattcaaaacttttccA CCGCCGCGGTGTAATAATGCCACACCAAGTGACAAGCCGAAACCTTAGCTTGGCAGTCTCCGATCGATTTTGGAAAATGGTTCGCGAAACAATAGAGCAACAAGCCGACGCTTTCAAAGCTACCAGGTTTAATTTGGAGACGGAATGGAAAAATAATTTCCCGcg GCTTCGTGAATCCGGACGAGACGAATTGTTTGATAAAGCTAAAGGTGAAATCTTGGATGAAGTGATCACGCTCTCACAAATATCGGCAAAGAAATGGGAAGAAGCGTTGACTGAAAAACTTTGGGACAAACTATCAAATTATGTGTTTGAAAATATCTACCTGCCGGCCGCACAGTCAG ATTCTTTCAATACAATGGTGGACATAAAGCTCCGGCAATGGGCAGAACAGGCTCTGCCAGCTAAATCGGTGGAGTCAG gttggGAAGCGCTGCaaaatgaattcataaacttaatgGAGAAAGCTAAAAAGTCACCGGACCATGATGACATATTTGATAATCTTAAAGGCGCTGTGGTGGACGAAGCTATTCGTAGACATTCTTGGGAAGATAAGGCTATCGATATGTTGCGtgtcatacaactaaatacatTAGAAGACAGGTGCGTTCATGATAAAACCGAGTGGGATCAAGCTGTTAAATTCCTGGAAACCTCTGTAAAAGCTAAACTCGCACACACTGAAGAGACTTTGAATGAAATGCTGGGGCCAGGACAATTCACTCGTATAACTCATTGGAAATCACTGACAGAAGATCAATCAAAACGACGTTATGTTAAAACCGAACTCGATAAAGTACTCAAAAACGACGAT AAACACTTACCCACATTATCATACGACGAACTAACGACAGTTCGAAAGAACTTACAGCGAGATGGCATTGAGGTCGACACAGATTACATTCGGCAAACGTGGTTCCCTATTTACCGAAG ACATTTCTTGAAACAAGCACTGAATCGTGCAAATGACTGCCGAAAAGCATATTACTTATACAGCCAACAAGGTGCCGAATGTGAG ATAAGTTGTAGCGATGTGGTCCTCTTTTGGCGTATTCAACAAGTGATTAAGGTTACTTCAAATGCACTGCGGCAGCAAGTTATTAATCGGGAGGCGCGTCGATTAGACAAAGAGATTAAAGAGGTGCTGGATGAATTTAGTGATGATGAAGAGAAAAAGGCGCAATTGCTAACAGGAAAACGAGTTACACTTGCGGAGGAATTAA TTAAAGTGCGACACATTCAAGAAAAGTTAGAAGAGTTTATCAATTCTCTTAATCAAGAAAAATAA